From one Microbulbifer sp. A4B17 genomic stretch:
- a CDS encoding DUF2789 family protein — MEITGHHTLKDLFSQLGLASEDAQIHEFLVTHYLHRHEKLSAASFWTENQREFLESAILDDSDWCVAVDELDTLLRH; from the coding sequence ATGGAAATCACCGGGCACCACACTCTGAAGGACCTGTTTTCCCAGTTGGGACTGGCGTCTGAAGATGCGCAAATCCATGAATTCCTGGTCACGCACTACCTGCATCGCCATGAAAAGCTCTCTGCAGCCTCGTTTTGGACCGAAAACCAGCGGGAGTTTCTGGAGAGCGCTATTTTGGATGATTCGGATTGGTGTGTCGCAGTGGATGAGCTGGATACTTTGTTGCGGCACTGA